In a genomic window of Flavobacterium lipolyticum:
- a CDS encoding energy transducer TonB: MNKRHQINIPEPCHENWDEMTPKDNGRFCLSCTKTVVDFTKMFPEEVQHYFISNQNKSICGRFKNTQLDNVIIHIPSRVLYSQTQYHKMFLLALFITMGTTLFSCQDQNGNKQKIDKVEVVPAEHRNYTTGIPITPTNDSALTNTPNGTYAIIYNSSDLDVLPVPENGMKKFHKFFVKNYTPPSKTGIDPDKTTVVFVIEKDGSLTNFNIVKNTSIENGKEAIRVLEKGPKWLPGKFKKQIVRSTYTLSIPFEQ, from the coding sequence ATGAATAAAAGACATCAAATCAATATTCCCGAGCCGTGCCACGAAAACTGGGACGAGATGACTCCAAAAGACAATGGGAGATTTTGCTTGAGCTGTACTAAAACCGTGGTAGATTTTACAAAAATGTTTCCTGAAGAAGTACAGCATTATTTTATTTCAAATCAAAATAAAAGTATCTGCGGAAGATTCAAAAATACACAACTTGATAATGTAATTATTCATATTCCGAGTCGTGTTTTATACTCGCAAACGCAATACCACAAAATGTTTTTACTAGCATTGTTTATTACAATGGGTACTACATTATTCAGCTGTCAGGATCAAAACGGTAATAAACAGAAAATTGACAAAGTCGAAGTAGTACCTGCGGAACATCGAAACTATACAACAGGTATACCGATTACACCTACAAATGATTCCGCATTAACAAACACACCAAATGGCACGTATGCTATTATTTACAACTCAAGTGACTTGGATGTTTTACCTGTTCCCGAAAATGGAATGAAAAAATTTCATAAGTTTTTCGTTAAAAATTATACTCCTCCAAGTAAAACGGGAATAGATCCGGACAAAACAACTGTGGTATTTGTAATAGAAAAAGATGGCAGTTTAACTAATTTCAATATTGTTAAAAACACATCAATAGAAAACGGAAAAGAAGCAATAAGAGTTTTAGAAAAAGGACCAAAATGGCTTCCTGGAAAATTTAAAAAACAAATTGTTCGCTCGACTTATACCTTATCGATTCCGTTTGAACAGTAA
- a CDS encoding nucleoside deaminase — protein sequence MINPFTDEYFMKKALQEAEMAFEKGEIPVGAIIVVADKIIARSHNLTELLNDVTAHAEMQAITAAANFLGGKYLKDCTLYVTLEPCQMCAGALYWSQISKIVFGARDEHRGFMTMGTQLHPKTTVVSGVMANEAADLMKRFFVERRK from the coding sequence ATGATAAATCCTTTCACCGACGAATACTTCATGAAAAAAGCTTTGCAGGAAGCTGAAATGGCTTTTGAAAAAGGCGAAATTCCTGTTGGAGCAATCATTGTTGTCGCAGATAAAATTATTGCGAGAAGCCATAATTTAACCGAATTATTAAATGACGTTACGGCTCATGCAGAAATGCAGGCGATAACAGCTGCTGCCAATTTCTTAGGTGGAAAATACCTCAAAGACTGTACGTTATATGTTACCCTCGAGCCTTGTCAAATGTGTGCGGGAGCTTTGTATTGGAGTCAGATTTCGAAAATTGTTTTTGGTGCTCGCGATGAACATCGGGGTTTCATGACAATGGGGACCCAATTGCACCCAAAAACAACTGTGGTTTCCGGAGTGATGGCCAATGAAGCGGCTGATCTTATGAAACGCTTTTTTGTAGAGAGAAGGAAATAA
- a CDS encoding alpha-2-macroglobulin family protein, whose amino-acid sequence MKVKGLFLVFCTFFIFQSCGRKSAADFNSDFSLFKEYIVSFTGGIVSSESDIRVVLAFDKKEWKVNQELDDDLFDISPNVRGKVVALSTNTIAFIPEKKLEAGTEYQVTLNLDKLITIPKEKEKELSKFNFTVKTIKQDFTINTEDIQSYSKDYQYLNCVLKTADNMDVETAKKLVEAHQNGKDLKIKFEKQTGTAKEFRFKIDSIQRFLEASNLEIEYDGSDFDIDQKGQLDYAVTGLKEFKIVKVDIPEGSNQSLLINFSEPLEKGQDFKGLVSIQNTNNLKFSTQGNVLKVYFSNTAPEKKEVPAPVEETVDLAVDSAAVVVDSAAVVTDSSAVVVVQNEEETQEPEPVLSGELLLEVFQGIESQYGKKMDANYTEKINFDQIKPNVRFVKNGTILPSSNNLKLNFEAVNLSAVDVKVYKIYKNNILQFLQYNELNGSQNLKKVAQPIAKTTLNLVESKLINPAKWNTFALDLSKIITPEPGAIYRVEFVYKKKYSLYKCETSDESSEEEEEEVDENDVNYSGNSYDDYYYDDYDWRESQDPCTGSYYYNARIATNILATDLGVIAKRGENKSYLFAVNNIVTTEPVSNARVDLYTFQQQKIATAATSSEGIATFQLNKFAYFAIVTLGDQSTYVKLDDGYSLSVSNFDVAGETLQKGLKGFIYGERGVWRPGDNVYLSFILNDASNKLPKSHPIKFRLNDPNGKTTYQTIQKTNDLNHYSFIVPTSADAPTGNWEAMISVGGAKFYKSIKIETIKPNRLKIKNNFSRKTLSSSYPNTSTLEVTWLHGAIAKNLNVEMQAKFSQQTTTFKGYEKFNFDDLVRQFSSEEINVFSGKLNENGKASVDIHPKLQGQAPGMLRAAFITKVYEEGGDFSTDVISTTYSPYKTYVGIKAPEPNKYGMLETRTNNRFDIVTVDENGRPKSVRNLEVKVYKVDWRWWWDASSDNLSNYNSSDATTSYKSFVINTDSSGKGSIQFSLTDEEWGRYLIRVADHTDGHATALTVNIDWPIWSGKTRNRDASTANMLVFSTDKKNYAVGEKAQISFPSSEGGRALISIENGSKVVQTIWAKTKQGETKVEIPITAAMAPNVYFNITLLQPHASTKNDSPIRMYGIVPIEVVDKNTILAPTLSMPDVLKPEQTFTVKVGEKTGKEMTYTIAVVDEGLLDLTRFKTPNAWDSFYVREALGVKTWDIYDDVIGAYGGKINQIFSIGGDQDLGGGKAKKANRFKPVVLYYGPFKLEKGQTKAHQLKLPKYIGSVRTMVVAGDANTSAYGSVEKATPVKSPLMVLASLPRKISPSEKVTIPVTVFATEKNIKKVTIQLRTSGGLKVMGSAAQSLSFAQPDEKMAYFNLVVGSATGIGKVQVIATSGKEKSVYDVEIDMTNPNPVTNTYTDVVLPPNSSKTITWKTFGVSGSNKARLEVSSMPTINLNGRLQYLIQYPHGCVEQTTSSVFPQLFLSDIVDLDNTRKGIIQKNITAGISKLGSFQLPSGGLTYWQGSTTADDWGSSYAGHFLIEAEKKGYVLPINFKSKWISYQQREAKQWRFEPKYGNDLAQAYRLYTLALAGNADLSSMNRLRETKGISNESRLRLAAAYVLAGQKSAGQNLLLRTSIDSESSEYNYYYYGSSERNRAMALETMLLLGQKQKAFTMASKLAKEMSTNQWMSTQTTAYCLYAMSKFAVGNGPKGINLQFSKNGKGETINTQKTIADRSLTVQTGANSVVLKNLKNNTVYVRVLNTGILPIGQENAIQSDVSANIVFKNRKGSVINVSKISQGTEFVAEVTVRNQRNESVQNVALSQILPSGFEIVNTRFTDYGDATNNIADYIDIRDDRTNFYFGMKSRETKVFRILLNASYLGNYYLPGLQCEAMYDNTFLARTKGFWVEVVK is encoded by the coding sequence GTGAAAGTAAAAGGACTATTTCTCGTGTTTTGTACGTTTTTTATTTTTCAATCTTGTGGTCGCAAATCAGCTGCCGATTTCAATTCCGATTTTTCATTATTCAAAGAGTACATTGTTAGTTTTACGGGAGGCATCGTCTCTTCGGAATCTGATATTAGAGTTGTTTTGGCTTTTGATAAAAAAGAATGGAAAGTCAATCAGGAATTAGACGACGATTTATTTGATATCTCGCCAAATGTACGTGGAAAAGTAGTAGCACTCTCCACCAATACGATTGCTTTTATCCCGGAGAAAAAACTGGAAGCAGGAACAGAATATCAGGTGACTTTAAACTTAGATAAACTTATCACCATTCCAAAGGAAAAAGAGAAGGAGCTTTCAAAGTTCAACTTTACCGTTAAAACCATCAAACAGGATTTTACTATTAATACGGAGGATATTCAATCGTATAGTAAAGATTACCAGTACCTGAACTGCGTTTTAAAAACGGCTGATAATATGGATGTTGAAACAGCTAAAAAATTAGTTGAGGCTCATCAGAATGGGAAGGATCTTAAAATTAAATTCGAAAAACAAACGGGAACAGCCAAAGAATTTCGTTTCAAAATTGACAGTATTCAGAGGTTTTTAGAAGCTTCGAATCTGGAAATCGAATACGACGGAAGTGATTTTGATATCGACCAGAAAGGGCAGTTGGATTATGCGGTTACGGGTTTAAAAGAATTTAAAATTGTAAAAGTCGATATTCCCGAAGGAAGTAATCAGTCTCTTTTAATTAATTTCTCGGAACCTTTAGAAAAAGGGCAGGATTTTAAAGGATTGGTCTCTATTCAGAATACAAACAATTTGAAATTTTCGACTCAGGGGAATGTCCTGAAAGTATATTTTAGCAATACAGCTCCGGAGAAAAAAGAAGTTCCGGCACCTGTAGAAGAAACGGTAGATTTAGCGGTTGATTCGGCAGCAGTTGTAGTTGATTCTGCGGCAGTTGTTACGGATAGTAGTGCTGTGGTAGTGGTTCAGAACGAGGAAGAGACTCAGGAACCGGAACCAGTTTTGTCGGGAGAATTGTTACTTGAAGTTTTTCAGGGAATCGAAAGTCAGTACGGCAAAAAGATGGACGCCAATTATACCGAGAAAATCAATTTTGACCAAATAAAACCTAACGTTCGATTCGTTAAAAACGGAACGATTCTGCCAAGTTCAAACAATCTGAAATTGAATTTTGAAGCAGTCAATCTAAGTGCGGTTGATGTAAAGGTGTATAAAATTTACAAGAACAATATTCTTCAGTTTTTGCAGTATAATGAACTGAACGGAAGTCAGAATCTCAAAAAAGTCGCACAACCCATAGCCAAAACCACACTGAATTTAGTCGAAAGCAAACTAATAAATCCGGCGAAGTGGAACACCTTTGCTCTTGATTTATCTAAAATAATCACGCCGGAACCAGGCGCAATTTACCGTGTAGAATTTGTGTACAAAAAGAAATATTCGCTTTATAAATGCGAAACCTCCGATGAGAGTTCGGAGGAAGAGGAAGAAGAGGTAGATGAAAATGATGTGAACTACAGTGGCAATTCGTATGATGATTACTATTATGACGATTACGACTGGAGAGAGAGTCAGGATCCTTGTACAGGATCGTACTACTATAATGCCAGAATTGCGACAAATATCTTGGCAACTGATTTAGGGGTTATAGCCAAAAGAGGCGAAAATAAATCGTATCTCTTTGCAGTCAATAATATTGTAACCACAGAGCCGGTTTCAAATGCGAGAGTGGATCTGTATACCTTTCAACAGCAAAAAATTGCAACTGCTGCAACAAGCAGCGAAGGAATTGCTACGTTTCAGCTCAATAAGTTTGCTTACTTTGCTATTGTTACTTTAGGAGATCAGTCTACTTATGTGAAGTTGGATGACGGTTATTCGTTATCGGTAAGTAATTTTGATGTTGCAGGTGAAACTTTGCAAAAAGGCTTAAAAGGTTTTATTTACGGCGAGCGCGGTGTTTGGCGTCCGGGAGATAACGTGTATTTGTCCTTTATCTTAAACGATGCGTCGAATAAACTTCCAAAATCACACCCGATTAAATTTAGATTAAACGATCCGAATGGTAAAACAACTTATCAGACGATTCAGAAAACAAACGACCTGAATCATTACAGTTTTATCGTTCCAACAAGTGCCGACGCGCCAACAGGAAATTGGGAAGCAATGATAAGTGTGGGAGGGGCCAAGTTTTACAAAAGCATTAAAATCGAAACGATTAAACCAAATCGTTTAAAAATCAAAAATAATTTCTCCAGAAAAACACTATCATCCTCTTATCCAAATACCAGTACACTTGAAGTGACCTGGCTTCATGGTGCCATTGCAAAAAATCTGAATGTAGAAATGCAGGCAAAATTTTCGCAGCAGACCACCACATTTAAAGGATATGAGAAGTTTAATTTTGACGATTTGGTGCGTCAGTTTAGTTCAGAAGAAATTAATGTTTTCTCCGGAAAATTAAATGAGAATGGAAAAGCATCAGTCGATATCCACCCAAAACTACAAGGGCAGGCTCCCGGTATGTTGCGTGCCGCCTTCATTACAAAAGTATATGAAGAAGGAGGTGATTTTAGTACTGATGTTATTTCGACGACTTATTCACCCTACAAAACTTATGTTGGGATAAAAGCACCGGAACCTAATAAATATGGAATGCTGGAAACCAGAACGAACAACCGTTTTGATATTGTTACGGTGGATGAAAATGGAAGACCAAAATCAGTGAGAAATCTCGAGGTAAAAGTGTATAAAGTAGATTGGCGCTGGTGGTGGGACGCTTCCAGTGATAATCTTTCAAATTACAACTCATCGGATGCGACCACTTCTTATAAATCTTTTGTGATCAATACAGATTCCAGCGGAAAAGGAAGTATTCAGTTTTCTTTAACCGATGAAGAATGGGGGCGCTATTTGATACGTGTTGCCGATCACACAGACGGACACGCCACTGCTTTAACCGTAAATATTGACTGGCCAATCTGGTCCGGAAAAACCCGCAACAGAGATGCCTCTACAGCTAATATGCTGGTATTCTCTACCGATAAGAAAAATTATGCTGTAGGCGAAAAAGCACAGATATCTTTTCCTTCCAGTGAAGGAGGCCGCGCTTTGATTTCGATCGAAAACGGTTCAAAAGTGGTGCAGACCATCTGGGCCAAAACAAAACAGGGAGAAACTAAAGTCGAAATTCCGATTACGGCAGCCATGGCACCAAACGTGTATTTTAACATCACACTCTTGCAGCCGCACGCTTCAACTAAAAACGATTCACCTATTCGTATGTACGGAATCGTTCCGATAGAAGTGGTGGATAAAAACACCATTCTGGCACCGACCCTCTCCATGCCGGATGTTTTAAAACCGGAGCAGACTTTTACCGTAAAAGTGGGAGAGAAAACCGGAAAAGAAATGACATACACCATTGCCGTTGTAGATGAAGGACTTTTAGACTTAACTCGTTTTAAAACACCAAATGCCTGGGACAGTTTTTATGTTCGTGAAGCCTTAGGAGTTAAAACCTGGGATATTTATGACGATGTGATCGGAGCATACGGAGGAAAAATAAATCAAATTTTCAGTATTGGTGGGGATCAGGATTTAGGTGGCGGTAAAGCCAAAAAAGCCAACCGATTTAAACCAGTAGTGTTGTACTACGGACCATTCAAATTAGAAAAAGGTCAAACGAAAGCACATCAGCTGAAACTGCCTAAATACATAGGTTCGGTTCGTACCATGGTCGTTGCTGGTGATGCCAATACAAGTGCCTACGGAAGTGTCGAAAAAGCAACTCCGGTTAAAAGCCCGTTGATGGTATTGGCTTCATTGCCTCGAAAAATATCGCCTTCAGAAAAAGTAACCATTCCGGTAACCGTTTTTGCGACGGAAAAGAATATTAAGAAGGTAACGATTCAGCTTAGAACAAGCGGCGGATTAAAAGTAATGGGAAGTGCTGCTCAAAGTCTGAGTTTTGCCCAACCTGACGAAAAAATGGCCTACTTCAATCTGGTAGTAGGTTCTGCTACCGGAATTGGAAAAGTGCAGGTAATTGCGACATCAGGAAAAGAGAAATCAGTATATGATGTAGAGATCGATATGACCAATCCTAATCCGGTTACAAATACGTATACGGATGTTGTTTTACCTCCAAACAGCAGCAAAACCATTACCTGGAAGACCTTTGGAGTTTCAGGAAGCAATAAAGCCAGACTGGAAGTTTCCTCAATGCCAACCATCAATCTTAATGGAAGACTGCAATACCTCATTCAGTATCCGCATGGCTGCGTAGAGCAAACCACTTCGTCTGTTTTTCCACAGTTGTTTTTAAGCGATATTGTTGATTTGGACAACACCCGAAAAGGAATCATTCAAAAGAATATAACGGCCGGAATTAGCAAGTTAGGAAGTTTTCAATTGCCGTCAGGTGGCTTAACTTATTGGCAGGGAAGTACCACTGCCGATGATTGGGGGTCTTCTTATGCCGGACATTTTCTGATTGAAGCAGAGAAAAAAGGATACGTTTTACCGATTAATTTTAAATCAAAATGGATTTCTTATCAGCAAAGAGAAGCCAAACAATGGCGTTTTGAGCCTAAGTACGGTAATGATCTTGCTCAGGCTTACCGATTGTATACGCTGGCGCTGGCAGGCAATGCTGATTTGTCTTCGATGAACAGATTGCGCGAAACAAAAGGCATTTCAAACGAAAGTAGGCTTCGTCTGGCTGCTGCCTATGTTTTGGCCGGACAAAAATCGGCAGGGCAAAATTTATTATTACGCACCAGTATTGACAGCGAGTCCAGCGAGTACAATTATTACTATTATGGATCAAGCGAGAGAAACAGAGCGATGGCTTTAGAAACGATGCTGCTTTTAGGGCAAAAACAAAAAGCATTCACTATGGCTTCTAAACTGGCTAAAGAAATGTCGACCAACCAATGGATGAGTACGCAAACAACTGCTTATTGTCTGTATGCCATGTCTAAATTTGCTGTTGGCAACGGACCTAAAGGAATTAATCTTCAATTCAGCAAAAATGGAAAAGGCGAAACCATAAATACACAAAAAACAATTGCCGACAGAAGTTTAACAGTTCAGACAGGTGCCAATAGTGTTGTCCTGAAGAATCTTAAAAACAACACGGTTTACGTTAGAGTTTTAAATACCGGAATATTACCAATCGGACAGGAAAATGCGATTCAGAGTGATGTATCTGCGAATATTGTTTTCAAAAACAGAAAAGGAAGTGTTATTAATGTTTCGAAAATCAGTCAGGGAACTGAATTTGTTGCAGAAGTTACAGTTAGAAACCAAAGAAATGAAAGCGTTCAGAATGTGGCACTGTCACAAATCTTGCCTTCAGGATTTGAAATCGTTAATACCCGTTTCACAGACTACGGTGACGCGACCAATAATATTGCAGATTATATTGATATTCGCGACGACAGAACCAACTTCTATTTTGGAATGAAATCCAGAGAGACCAAAGTATTCCGAATTCTGTTAAATGCATCCTATTTAGGAAATTATTATTTACCGGGATTGCAGTGCGAAGCGATGTACGACAACACCTTCCTGGCCCGAACAAAAGGATTCTGGGTTGAGGTTGTGAAATAA